The following are encoded together in the Triticum dicoccoides isolate Atlit2015 ecotype Zavitan chromosome 6B, WEW_v2.0, whole genome shotgun sequence genome:
- the LOC119324032 gene encoding probable protein phosphatase 2C member 13, mitochondrial translates to MVCIGRLRALVLRAAAGAGRRRWARVLCGRAVDVCVTPRPRGHGWRGFRAVAGARTKMMLDSSDSDSGAPAGQLQLQRRAAAAGTEPQDGGYASAGWQREDGKLKCGYSSFRGKRATMEDFYDVKLTEIDGHAVSLFGVFDGHGGSRAAEYLKEHLFENLMKHPKFLTDTKLAISETYQKTDADFLESESSAFRDDGSTASTAVLVGGHLYVANVGDSRAVISKAGKARALSVDHKPNRSDERKRIENAGGVVIWAGTWRVGGVLAMSRAFGNRLLKPFVVAEPEIQEELINGELESLVLASDGLWDAVENEEAVSLAKTEDVPESAARKLTEIAYSRGSADNITCIVVQFHHDKIAG, encoded by the exons ATGGTATGCATCGGTAGGCTGAGGGCGCTGGTGCTTcgtgcggcggcgggcgcgggcagGCGCCGGTGGGCCAGGGTCCTGTGCGGTCGGGCGGTCGATGTGTGCGTGACACCCCGTCCGCGCGGGCACGGTTGGCGTGGATTCCGGGCGGTGGCTGGCGCCAGGACGAAGATGATGCTCGATTCCTCCGACTCTGACTCCGGCGCTCCGGCGGGCCAGCTGCAGCTGCAGCGCCGCGCGGCTGCTGCTGGGACCGAGCCGCAGGATGGAGGGTACGCCAGTGCGGGGTGGCAGAG GGAAGATGGTAAACTGAAATGTGGGTATTCAAGTTTTAGAGGGAAAAGGGCTACAATGGAGGATTTCTATGATGTAAAATTAACTGAAATTGATGGACACGCTGTTAGCCTATTTGGTGTATTCGATG GTCATGGGGGGTCACGTGCTGCTGAGTATTTGAAGGAGCATTTGTTCGAGAACCTTATGAAACACCCCAAGTTCTTGACTGATACAAAGCTTGCTATAA gtGAAACATATCAGAAGACAGATGCAGATTTCTTAGAATCAGAATCAAGTGCTTTCAGGGATGATGGTTCCACAGCTTCGACTGCGGTTTTAGTGGGTGGCCATCTATATGTAGCAAATGTTGGTGACTCCCGTGCTGTTATTTCAAAAGCCGGGAAAG CTAGGGCACTCTCAGTAGATCACAAACCTAACAGGTCCGATGAACGCAAGAGAATTGAAAATGCTGGAGGTGTTGTCATCTGGGCTG GTACTTGGAGGGTAGGTGGCGTACTGGCAATGTCCCGTGCGTTTGGTAATCGTCTACTGAAGCCATTTGTGGTGGCAGAACCTGAAATTCAG GAAGAATTGATTAATGGAGAATTGGAGAGCCTGGTTCTTGCCAGTGATGGGCTTTGGGATGCCGTAGAAAATGAG GAAGCTGTGTCCCTTGCAAAAACAGAAGATGTGCCAGAGTCTGCGGCCAGGAAACTGACGGAGATTGCCTACTCTCGTGGCAGCGCTGACAATATTACATGCATCGTGGTGCAATTCCACCATGATAAAATTGCAGGATGA